In the genome of Polaribacter atrinae, one region contains:
- a CDS encoding BatD family protein, with translation MNTYKIKKISKTQEWFSQAGKFQGAIMLIFCLVTTFVAAQEATLTATVSKNKLAVNQRLRIEFTINKQGGDNFSPPKFTNFKVVGGPSQSVSQSWVNGKTSFSQSYTYILQPEKKGELTIGTASIKISGKTIKTDPIKIIVLDAVDIPKNPNDPNYIAQQNIHLVAEISKSRPYVGEGIYVEYRLYVSENVSVYDTNVTEAPQYNGFWNQAIKLNNFPVKMGKYNGEDYRYIVLQKALLIPTKTGNLTIDPMKMDIIIGVPTGRADFFGNVITRNVQKEFASAKKIINPRSLPLEGKPANFTGAVGDFNFDVALSKEVLKANESSQIKVAVSGKGNLKLFELPEVTTPVELEKYQPERKEKVQVNAGGISGEVSDLYTVVPQYKGKYKIPNVSFSYFNPNEQKYHTITTEDFFVDVLEGKELKPAIDTNATQKQDVVSTGNNFRYIQTKSNLEAVDTEDFFKSNLFYLLLLLPLITIPIGIFIAKKSEERSNDLIGNKLRKAEKLAKKYLSEAQKQLGKKEAFYEALERALHNYLKAKLGIETAEISKERITEILENKKVEPTTIIQFIEVLKHSDMARYSQITNTEMEAEFERAKQVIVQLDKQL, from the coding sequence TTGAATACCTATAAAATTAAAAAAATAAGTAAAACTCAAGAGTGGTTTTCCCAGGCAGGAAAATTCCAAGGAGCTATCATGCTTATCTTTTGTTTAGTAACCACTTTTGTAGCTGCTCAAGAAGCTACTTTAACAGCCACAGTAAGTAAAAATAAATTGGCCGTAAACCAACGTTTACGAATTGAATTTACAATAAACAAACAAGGTGGAGATAATTTTTCTCCTCCTAAATTTACTAACTTTAAAGTAGTAGGAGGACCAAGTCAATCTGTTAGCCAGTCTTGGGTAAATGGAAAAACAAGCTTTTCACAATCTTATACTTACATTCTTCAACCAGAAAAGAAAGGAGAATTAACTATTGGAACTGCTAGTATTAAAATATCAGGAAAGACCATAAAAACAGATCCTATAAAAATTATAGTTTTAGATGCTGTAGACATTCCCAAAAACCCAAACGACCCAAATTATATTGCACAACAAAACATTCATTTAGTTGCAGAAATCTCTAAATCTAGACCTTATGTAGGAGAGGGTATTTATGTAGAATATAGATTGTATGTAAGCGAAAATGTAAGTGTCTATGATACCAATGTAACAGAAGCACCACAATACAATGGTTTCTGGAACCAAGCTATTAAATTAAATAATTTCCCTGTAAAAATGGGAAAATACAATGGAGAAGACTATAGATATATTGTACTTCAGAAAGCCTTATTAATACCTACAAAAACAGGAAACCTAACAATAGATCCAATGAAAATGGATATTATTATAGGAGTTCCTACAGGTAGAGCAGACTTTTTTGGAAATGTAATTACAAGAAATGTTCAGAAAGAATTTGCATCAGCTAAAAAAATAATTAATCCAAGAAGTCTTCCTTTAGAAGGCAAACCAGCAAACTTTACAGGTGCTGTTGGTGATTTTAATTTTGATGTTGCCTTAAGCAAAGAGGTTTTAAAAGCCAATGAAAGCTCTCAAATTAAAGTAGCAGTTTCTGGTAAGGGTAACTTAAAATTATTTGAATTACCAGAGGTAACAACTCCTGTTGAGTTAGAAAAATATCAACCAGAAAGAAAAGAAAAAGTTCAAGTAAATGCTGGTGGAATTTCTGGTGAAGTCTCAGATTTATATACTGTAGTTCCGCAGTATAAAGGAAAGTATAAAATACCGAATGTTTCTTTCTCTTATTTTAATCCGAATGAACAAAAATACCATACTATTACAACCGAAGATTTCTTTGTTGATGTTTTAGAAGGAAAAGAATTAAAACCAGCAATAGATACAAATGCTACACAAAAACAAGATGTAGTTTCTACAGGTAATAACTTTAGATACATACAAACAAAAAGTAATTTAGAAGCTGTAGACACAGAAGATTTCTTTAAATCTAACTTGTTTTACCTATTGTTATTATTACCGCTAATAACAATTCCTATTGGTATTTTTATTGCTAAAAAGAGTGAAGAAAGAAGCAATGACCTTATAGGAAACAAGCTTAGAAAAGCAGAAAAATTAGCTAAAAAATATTTATCTGAAGCTCAAAAACAATTAGGTAAAAAAGAAGCTTTTTACGAAGCTTTAGAACGAGCATTACACAATTACCTAAAAGCAAAATTAGGTATTGAAACAGCCGAAATTAGTAAAGAAAGAATTACAGAAATCTTAGAAAATAAAAAAGTTGAACCAACAACCATTATTCAATTTATAGAAGTTTTAAAACATTCTGATATGGCGCGTTACTCTCAAATAACAAATACAGAAATGGAAGCTGAATTTGAGCGTGCAAAACAAGTTATTGTTCAATTAGATAAACAATTATAA
- a CDS encoding SH3 domain-containing protein, with amino-acid sequence MKKLFFLLLIIANSVTAQNVDSLFVSANNLYKNGKFSDAIEFYKKIEAKELVSSELYYNLGNSYYKLNKVGPAIYYYEKALLLDPLNADVKNNLVFAKRLALDNIEELPKTVLQKFKINYLQKLSYNQWAIVAVLFSILGSFLFLMFYFADGPAKKRFYFTTSIVSFLFLITSLFITYNQYNFAINNKEAVVFAEKTKVRNAPTLNSEEIFMLHEGTKIIVLDDVDEWNKVKIKDGRLGWIHAEDIKLLSDF; translated from the coding sequence ATGAAGAAACTATTTTTTTTATTGCTGATAATTGCCAATTCGGTTACTGCACAAAATGTAGATAGCTTATTTGTATCTGCAAATAACTTATATAAAAACGGTAAATTTAGCGATGCTATTGAGTTCTATAAGAAAATAGAAGCAAAAGAGTTGGTATCATCAGAATTGTATTATAATTTAGGTAATTCGTATTATAAGCTTAACAAAGTAGGACCAGCAATCTACTATTATGAAAAAGCGTTACTCTTAGATCCTTTAAATGCAGATGTAAAAAATAATTTAGTTTTTGCAAAACGTTTGGCATTAGATAATATAGAAGAATTACCAAAAACAGTATTACAAAAATTTAAAATAAATTACCTACAAAAGCTCTCATATAACCAGTGGGCAATAGTAGCTGTATTATTTTCTATTTTAGGAAGCTTCTTATTTTTAATGTTTTATTTTGCTGATGGGCCTGCTAAAAAAAGATTCTATTTTACAACAAGTATTGTTAGTTTTCTATTTTTAATAACCTCTTTATTTATTACATATAACCAATATAATTTTGCTATTAATAATAAAGAAGCTGTTGTTTTTGCAGAAAAAACAAAAGTTAGAAATGCACCTACATTAAACTCAGAAGAAATATTTATGTTGCATGAAGGAACTAAAATTATAGTTTTAGATGACGTAGATGAATGGAACAAAGTTAAAATTAAAGATGGTAGGTTAGGTTGGATACACGCTGAAGACATCAAACTATTAAGCGATTTTTAA
- a CDS encoding SulP family inorganic anion transporter: MFKNIKNDLPASIVVFFVALPLCLGIALASGAPLFSGVIAGIVGGVVVGGLSGSKLGVSGPAAGLAAIVLTAIATLGSYENFLVAVVLGGIIQIIFGFLKAGVIGYYFPSSVIKGMLTGIGIIIILKQIPNFFGYDEESAWDLEFFEIDGGNTFSELIKMFSNINPGAALIGFLSLAIILFWDIVLSKKAKIFKVIQGPFIAVVAGIIFFTLTLGNETLSIASKHMVSVPIPEDLSSFVGQFSFPNFSVIFQHEVWIVAFTIALVASLETLLSVEACDKLDPDKNVTPTNRELLAQGTGNIISGLIGGLPITQVIVRSSANVQSGGKTKLSTILHGLLLLISVILIPTLLNKIPLAVLASILLVVGYKLAKPALFKQMYKLGWKQFVPFIVTVVGIVFTDLLSGIGLGLLVGIVVILLKSYQNSHFLHIEDNSNGKHKIKMTLAEEVTFFNKGAILKELDNLPSDSYLQIDLIKTRYLDNDIIEILEDFLYKAKERNIDIKLISKRGTVENPESFINFFKEKPKSNISLS; this comes from the coding sequence ATGTTTAAAAATATTAAAAACGACTTACCTGCAAGTATTGTAGTGTTTTTCGTAGCGTTACCATTGTGTTTAGGTATTGCATTAGCAAGTGGTGCACCATTATTTTCTGGAGTAATTGCAGGTATAGTTGGTGGAGTTGTTGTAGGAGGACTTAGTGGTTCTAAGCTTGGTGTTAGTGGTCCTGCAGCTGGTTTAGCTGCAATTGTATTAACTGCTATTGCTACTTTAGGGAGTTATGAAAACTTCTTAGTAGCTGTAGTTTTAGGAGGAATTATTCAAATAATTTTTGGGTTTTTAAAAGCAGGTGTAATTGGATATTATTTTCCATCATCGGTAATTAAAGGAATGTTAACAGGTATTGGTATTATCATTATCTTAAAACAAATACCAAACTTTTTTGGTTATGATGAAGAATCTGCATGGGATTTAGAGTTTTTTGAAATAGATGGTGGAAACACTTTTTCTGAGCTTATTAAAATGTTTAGCAACATTAACCCAGGAGCCGCTTTAATAGGTTTTTTAAGTTTAGCAATTATCCTTTTTTGGGATATTGTATTAAGTAAGAAAGCTAAAATATTTAAAGTTATACAAGGCCCATTTATTGCCGTTGTTGCAGGAATCATTTTTTTCACCCTTACTTTAGGTAATGAAACACTATCAATAGCTAGTAAACATATGGTAAGTGTACCAATTCCAGAAGATTTAAGTTCTTTTGTTGGGCAGTTTAGTTTCCCTAACTTTTCAGTGATTTTTCAACATGAAGTGTGGATTGTAGCCTTTACAATTGCATTGGTTGCTAGTTTAGAAACATTATTAAGTGTTGAGGCCTGTGATAAATTAGATCCAGACAAAAATGTAACACCAACCAATAGAGAATTACTTGCACAAGGAACAGGAAATATCATTTCTGGTTTAATTGGTGGATTACCAATTACACAAGTAATTGTAAGAAGTTCTGCCAATGTACAATCTGGTGGAAAAACAAAATTATCTACCATTTTACATGGTTTACTTTTGTTAATCTCTGTAATTTTAATTCCTACTTTATTAAACAAAATTCCATTAGCTGTTTTAGCTTCGATTCTTTTAGTAGTAGGATATAAATTAGCAAAACCAGCACTTTTTAAACAAATGTATAAGTTAGGTTGGAAACAGTTTGTTCCTTTTATTGTTACGGTTGTAGGTATTGTATTTACAGATTTATTATCAGGAATTGGATTAGGGCTTTTAGTAGGAATTGTAGTGATCTTATTAAAGAGTTACCAAAACTCTCACTTTCTTCATATTGAAGACAACAGTAATGGTAAGCATAAGATAAAAATGACTTTAGCAGAAGAAGTAACTTTTTTCAACAAAGGAGCTATCTTAAAAGAACTAGACAACTTACCTTCTGACTCTTACTTACAAATAGATTTGATTAAAACAAGATATTTAGATAATGATATTATTGAAATACTTGAAGACTTTTTATATAAAGCTAAAGAAAGAAATATAGACATTAAGCTTATATCTAAACGAGGTACAGTAGAAAACCCAGAAAGTTTTATCAATTTTTTCAAGGAAAAACCAAAGTCTAACATTAGTTTGAGTTAA
- a CDS encoding carbonic anhydrase family protein has translation MKAHTKETQATMTPKKALDFLTEGNQRFQDNLKAHRNLLEQVNDTSTGQFPFATILSCIDSRVSAELIFDQGLGDIFSIRIAGNFVNQDILGSMEFACKLAGTKLVVVLGHTSCGAIKGACDNAKLGNLTAMLNKIKPAVNSVLEPKEVSLRKSSNLEFVDNVAARNVALTIDRIRNESDVLAEMEQNGEIMIVGAMYNINDGAVNFIS, from the coding sequence ATGAAAGCACATACTAAAGAAACACAAGCAACAATGACGCCTAAAAAAGCGTTAGATTTTTTAACAGAAGGAAACCAAAGGTTTCAAGATAACTTAAAGGCACATAGAAACTTATTAGAACAAGTAAACGACACTAGTACAGGTCAGTTTCCTTTTGCAACAATTTTAAGCTGTATAGATTCTAGAGTTTCTGCCGAGTTAATTTTTGATCAGGGTTTAGGAGACATCTTTAGTATTAGAATTGCTGGTAACTTTGTAAATCAAGATATTTTAGGCTCTATGGAGTTTGCTTGTAAGTTAGCAGGTACAAAACTAGTAGTAGTTTTAGGTCACACAAGCTGTGGCGCTATAAAAGGTGCTTGTGACAATGCAAAATTAGGAAATCTAACGGCAATGCTTAACAAAATTAAACCAGCAGTAAATTCTGTACTAGAACCAAAAGAAGTAAGTTTAAGAAAATCATCTAATTTAGAATTTGTAGATAACGTTGCCGCTAGAAATGTAGCACTTACTATAGACAGAATTAGAAATGAAAGTGATGTTTTAGCTGAAATGGAGCAAAATGGAGAAATTATGATTGTTGGCGCTATGTACAACATTAATGATGGAGCCGTTAATTTTATTAGTTAA
- a CDS encoding carbonic anhydrase produces MNLETVFKNNENWVNEKLSTDKDYFKELGKGQKPELLYIGCSDSRATAEELMGAKPGEVFVHRNIANMVISIDLNVMSVINYAVDHLKVDHVIVCGHYGCGGVKAAMQSADLGILNPWLRNIRDVYRIHSTELNAIKSEEKKYDRLVELNVKEQCVNLIKTAAVQKAYRDRGLKVHGWVFDVHSGKLIDLKIDFEKYLDDIMEIYHLD; encoded by the coding sequence ATGAACTTAGAAACTGTATTTAAAAACAATGAAAATTGGGTTAATGAAAAACTATCTACAGATAAAGATTATTTTAAAGAATTAGGCAAAGGCCAAAAACCAGAATTATTATACATTGGTTGTTCAGACAGTAGAGCTACTGCAGAAGAGCTAATGGGTGCAAAACCCGGAGAAGTTTTTGTACACAGAAATATTGCTAATATGGTTATTAGTATCGATTTAAATGTAATGTCTGTAATTAATTATGCAGTAGACCATTTAAAAGTAGATCATGTAATTGTTTGTGGGCACTATGGCTGTGGCGGTGTTAAAGCTGCAATGCAATCTGCTGACCTTGGTATTTTAAACCCTTGGTTACGTAATATTAGAGATGTTTACAGAATTCATTCTACAGAATTGAATGCTATAAAATCTGAAGAAAAAAAATACGACCGTTTGGTAGAGTTAAACGTTAAAGAACAATGTGTTAACCTTATTAAAACGGCAGCCGTACAAAAAGCATACAGAGATCGTGGTTTAAAAGTACATGGTTGGGTCTTTGATGTACATTCAGGTAAATTAATTGACCTAAAAATAGACTTCGAAAAATACTTAGATGATATTATGGAAATTTATCATCTAGATTAA
- a CDS encoding CvpA family protein, with translation MNIFDIIIASLLLFGFVRGVLKGLFVEVASLVALVGGVYGAIHFSYFVSDFLQQYVSWTPEYISLASFAITFIIIIVVIALLGKALTKIADFASLGILNKILGGVFGALKIGLILSVVFIFFGKMNDTIPFIEKETLEESILYGPVKKVAPTIFPSIIKEEKPEKTV, from the coding sequence ATGAATATTTTCGACATTATTATAGCTTCATTACTGCTTTTTGGTTTTGTTAGAGGGGTGTTAAAAGGCTTGTTTGTTGAAGTTGCTTCTTTGGTAGCGTTAGTTGGTGGTGTGTATGGAGCAATTCATTTCTCTTATTTTGTTTCTGATTTTTTACAACAGTATGTTTCTTGGACACCAGAATATATCTCTTTAGCTTCTTTTGCCATTACGTTTATAATAATTATCGTGGTAATTGCACTTCTAGGAAAAGCATTGACTAAAATTGCAGATTTTGCTTCTTTAGGAATTCTAAATAAAATATTAGGTGGTGTATTTGGTGCTTTAAAAATAGGGTTGATATTAAGTGTTGTTTTTATATTTTTTGGTAAAATGAATGATACGATCCCTTTTATTGAAAAGGAAACATTAGAAGAGTCTATTTTGTACGGTCCAGTAAAAAAAGTAGCGCCTACTATTTTTCCATCCATCATAAAGGAAGAGAAACCAGAGAAAACGGTCTAA